The following proteins are encoded in a genomic region of Phycisphaera sp.:
- a CDS encoding squalene/phytoene synthase family protein — MKPINELLGQTSRTFALSIPFLPAELQRSVTVAYLLFRIADTVEDEFRGSTQERALALGAIADRFAASSDVLSETIGDLLSDQPPIQDSGYATLLSNTRVVLDEYGRLDAAHQKIIAEHLSRTARGMARFLDRDLSEAGVDDLRGYCYIVAGIVGEMCSALFVAYQPELAAVRAPLKNSSAAFGEGLQLVNIIRDADDDLHAGRCYLPKCVDRNELIALAREDLETAAAYVETLERASAHPGIVAFNTFNAALAHQTLRAVEQDGVGAKVSRERVIELNEAIQNRVRTGTPLASLAVAEPIANAAHVRATPGPS; from the coding sequence ATGAAACCCATCAACGAACTCCTTGGACAAACAAGCCGGACGTTCGCCCTGTCGATCCCGTTCCTGCCGGCGGAGTTGCAGCGATCGGTTACCGTGGCGTATCTGCTCTTCCGAATCGCCGACACCGTCGAGGATGAGTTCCGGGGATCAACCCAGGAGCGTGCCTTGGCACTCGGAGCAATCGCCGATCGCTTCGCGGCATCGAGCGATGTCTTGTCCGAGACAATCGGCGACCTGCTCAGCGACCAGCCCCCCATCCAGGACAGCGGCTACGCCACCCTTCTGAGCAACACCCGTGTGGTGCTTGACGAGTATGGTCGTCTCGACGCTGCCCACCAGAAGATCATCGCCGAACACCTGTCGAGAACGGCCCGAGGCATGGCCCGATTCCTCGACCGTGATCTGTCGGAAGCGGGGGTTGATGATCTCCGAGGGTACTGCTACATCGTGGCGGGCATCGTCGGAGAGATGTGCTCGGCACTGTTCGTCGCTTACCAGCCAGAACTCGCAGCCGTACGCGCACCGCTGAAGAACAGTTCCGCGGCGTTCGGCGAGGGCCTGCAACTCGTCAACATCATCCGAGATGCTGACGACGATCTCCACGCCGGCCGGTGCTATCTACCGAAGTGCGTCGATCGCAACGAGCTCATTGCCCTGGCCCGCGAAGACCTGGAGACCGCCGCGGCGTACGTCGAAACTCTCGAACGCGCCTCCGCACACCCTGGCATCGTGGCATTCAACACCTTCAACGCGGCCCTGGCCCACCAAACGCTGCGTGCCGTCGAACAGGATGGGGTCGGTGCCAAAGTTTCGAGAGAGCGCGTCATAGAGTTGAATGAGGCAATCCAGAATCGCGTCCGGACTGGGACCCCGCTCGCCTCCCTCGCGGTGGCCGAGCCGATCGCCAATGCGGCCCATGTGAGGGCAACACCGGGTCCCAGTTGA